The window GGTGTACCCAGGGCAATCGGAGGCAACACCTGGTCACGCAGGGTGGCGATGGTGAACTCCGGACCTTGAATCCATTGCTCAACCAAAACTTGCGAATCGTAGGTACTGGCCGCTTTCCATGCGTCGATCAACTCGGACGCAGAACTCACTTTGGCCATCCCGATACTTGAACCTTCATGCGCCGGTTTGACGATCAAAGGGAAGCCCAGTTCCGTCGCCGCGGAAATACAATCGGCTTCGCTGCACAGCACGGCGTGACGCGGCGTCGGAATCCCGAGGCTGTGCCAGACCTGCTTGGTACGCAATTTGTCCATCGCCAGCGCCGAGGCCAGAATGCCGCTGCCGGTGTAGGGAATCCCGGCGACTTCGAGCAAGCCCTGCATGCTGCCGTCTTCACCGCCACGGCCGTGAAGAATGATGAACGCGCGGTCGATTTTTTCACTGAGCAGACGCTGCAGAATATCGGCGCCGACGTCGATGCCGAACGCGTCCACGCCAGCGCTTTGCAGCGCGTCGAGCACGGCGTTACCGGATTTCAGCGACACCTCACGCTCGGCACTCAGACCGCCGAAGAGCACGGCAACGCGGCCGAAGTCTTTCGGCGCGACAGTGGAAAACAGCTTGGCGTAGGCAGCAGTCATTTCAACTTCCCCTCGACCGACGCCGCCACGGCGCCAGCGAACAATTCACTTTTCAGCAGCTTCGGCGCGAGACCGCCGATATCACCGGCGCCCTGGCACAGCAGAATGTCGCCGGCACGCAGCAGCGGCTTGACCAGCGGCGCCAGATCGACGCCACGCTCGATGTAGATCGGGTCGAGCTGACCGCGCTGGCGGATGCTGTTGCACAGTTTGCGGCTGTCGGCACCCGGGATCGGCTCTTCGCCCGCCGGATAGACTTCCATCAGCAGCAGCACGTTGGCATCGGCCAGTACATTGACGAAGTCGTCGTACAGATCGCGGGTGCGGCTGTAACGGTGCGGCTGGTAAACCATCACCAGACGGCGCTCCGGCCAGCCACCGCGCACGGCTTTGATCACGGCGGCGACTTCGGTCGGGTGGTGACCGTAGTCATCGACGAGCATCACGTTGCCGCCGTCCACCGGCAATTCGCCGTAGACCTGGAAACGTCGACCAACACCCTGGAAGCCCGACAGGCCCTGGACGATGGCTTCGTCACTGACGCCTTCGTCAGTGGCGATGCAAATGGTCGCCAGCGAGTTGAGCACGTTGTGGTTGCCCGGCATGTTCACGGACACATCCAGCGGCTCGCGGTCAGGACGCAGCACGGTGAAGAAGGTCTGCATGCCTTGCTGACGCACATTGATCGCGCGCACGTCGGCGTCTTCGCTGAAGCCGTAGGTCACAGTCGGACGCTTGACCAGCGGAAGGATTTCACGCACCACCGGATCGTCCAGGCACATCACCGCCAGACCGTAGAACGGCAGGTTGTGCAGGAACTCGACGAAGGTTTTCTTCAGTTTGTTGAAGTCACCGTCGTAGGTCGCCATGTGGTCGGCGTCGATGTTGGTGACCACGGCCACCAGCGGTTGCAGGTGCAGGAAGCTCGCATCGCTTTCGTCGGCTTCGGCGATCAGGTAACGACTGGTGCCGAGCTGGGCATTGGTGCCCGCCGCATTGAGACGGCCACCGATCACGAAGGTCGGATCCAGACCACCGGCGGCGAACACCGAAGCGATCAGGCTGGTGGTGGTGGTTTTGCCGTGAGTACCGGCGACGGCGATGCCGTGGCGATAGCGCATCAGCTCAGCGAGCATTTCGGCACGCGGCACTACCGGGATGCGACGTTCCAGCGCGGTCGCGACTTCCGGGTTGGAGGTGTTCACGGCGCTCGACACCACCAGTACATCAGCGGTCGCGGCGTTTTCGGCACGGTGGCCGATGTAGATGTGCGCGCCGAACGACTCCAGACGCTCGGTGACCGGCGAAGCTTTCAGGTCGGAACCGGACACTTCATAGCCCAGGTTCAACAACACTTCGGCAATCCCGCACATGCCCACGCCGCCGATACCGACGAAGTGGATGCGACGGATGCGGCGCATTTCCGGTTGCGGCATGGCTTTCTGATTCTCAACCATGAGCCACCTCCAGGCAGGTATCGACCACGCTACGGGTGGCATCGGGTTTCGCCAGACGGCGGGCCGCTTGGGCCATATCTTCGAGTCGTTGCGGTTGCATCAAGACCTCTGTCAGGCGCGCGGCAAGGTCCGCGGCACCAGTCGTTCTTTGCGGCATCAGGAAGGCAGCGCCTTCGCGGGCCAAATAATCGGCGTTGCGGGTCTGGTGATCGTCGATCGCGTGGGGCAAAGGCACCAGCATCGAGGGCAGACCGGCGGCAGCCAGCTCACTGATGGTCAACGCGCCTGCACGGCACACCACCAGGTCAGCCCAGCCATAGGCCTGGGCCATGTCTTTGATGAACGGCTGCACCTGCGCTTCCACGCCGGCGGCGCGGTAGCGCTCTGCAGTCACTTCATCGTGGTTTTTGCCGGCCTGATGAAACACTTCCGGGCGCAAATCGGCAGCGACTTGGGCCAGGGCTTCAGGCAGCAACTTGTTCAACGGTTCTGCGCCCAGGCTTCCGCCGAGGATCAGCAAACGCGCTTTGCGGCCCGCCAGAGCAGGTCGCGATGTGTCGAGGAACAGCTCGCTGCGCACCGGGTTTCCGGTGGTACGGCGGGTGTCCGACAGAGTAAAGGTGTCGGGGAACGCTTCACACACCCGGGCGGCGAACGGCACCAGCAACCGATTGGCGGTGCCGGCCACAGCGTTCTGCTCGTGAACGATCACCGGCACACCGGCCAGTTTCGCGGCGAGACCGCCGGGGCCAGTCACATAACCACCGAAGCCGACCACACACACCGGCTTCAAGCGACGAATGATCGCCCGCGCCTGCCACACCGATTTCAGCAGCATGAATGGCGCCTTGAGCAGCGACAGCTTGCCCTTGCCGCGCAGGCCAGTGGCGTTGATCCGGTGCAGTTCCAGCCCTGCGGCCGGCACCAGTTCGTTTTCGATCCCGCGTGGCGTGCCGAGCCAGTGCACGGTGTAGCCGCGCGCCTGAAACTCGCGGGCACAAG of the Pseudomonas sp. Seg1 genome contains:
- the murG gene encoding undecaprenyldiphospho-muramoylpentapeptide beta-N-acetylglucosaminyltransferase encodes the protein MGANVLIMAGGTGGHVFPALACAREFQARGYTVHWLGTPRGIENELVPAAGLELHRINATGLRGKGKLSLLKAPFMLLKSVWQARAIIRRLKPVCVVGFGGYVTGPGGLAAKLAGVPVIVHEQNAVAGTANRLLVPFAARVCEAFPDTFTLSDTRRTTGNPVRSELFLDTSRPALAGRKARLLILGGSLGAEPLNKLLPEALAQVAADLRPEVFHQAGKNHDEVTAERYRAAGVEAQVQPFIKDMAQAYGWADLVVCRAGALTISELAAAGLPSMLVPLPHAIDDHQTRNADYLAREGAAFLMPQRTTGAADLAARLTEVLMQPQRLEDMAQAARRLAKPDATRSVVDTCLEVAHG
- a CDS encoding D-alanine--D-alanine ligase; protein product: MTAAYAKLFSTVAPKDFGRVAVLFGGLSAEREVSLKSGNAVLDALQSAGVDAFGIDVGADILQRLLSEKIDRAFIILHGRGGEDGSMQGLLEVAGIPYTGSGILASALAMDKLRTKQVWHSLGIPTPRHAVLCSEADCISAATELGFPLIVKPAHEGSSIGMAKVSSASELIDAWKAASTYDSQVLVEQWIQGPEFTIATLRDQVLPPIALGTPHTFYDYDAKYIANDTQYRIPCGLDADKEQELMDLTAKACEALGIAGWGRADVMQDADGQFWFLEVNTAPGMTDHSLVPMAARAAGLDFQQLVLAILAASVEDARG
- the murC gene encoding UDP-N-acetylmuramate--L-alanine ligase, coding for MVENQKAMPQPEMRRIRRIHFVGIGGVGMCGIAEVLLNLGYEVSGSDLKASPVTERLESFGAHIYIGHRAENAATADVLVVSSAVNTSNPEVATALERRIPVVPRAEMLAELMRYRHGIAVAGTHGKTTTTSLIASVFAAGGLDPTFVIGGRLNAAGTNAQLGTSRYLIAEADESDASFLHLQPLVAVVTNIDADHMATYDGDFNKLKKTFVEFLHNLPFYGLAVMCLDDPVVREILPLVKRPTVTYGFSEDADVRAINVRQQGMQTFFTVLRPDREPLDVSVNMPGNHNVLNSLATICIATDEGVSDEAIVQGLSGFQGVGRRFQVYGELPVDGGNVMLVDDYGHHPTEVAAVIKAVRGGWPERRLVMVYQPHRYSRTRDLYDDFVNVLADANVLLLMEVYPAGEEPIPGADSRKLCNSIRQRGQLDPIYIERGVDLAPLVKPLLRAGDILLCQGAGDIGGLAPKLLKSELFAGAVAASVEGKLK